The candidate division KSB1 bacterium region AACCCTGCTCTTCCAGGAATTGGCGAGAGATCCGCTCGTATTCCGAGGCAACCACGATGCGCCTTCTGCGAAGCTCTGTCTTTTTCATTGCCGCTGGCACCGCAGCAACTATGCTCACTGGGTCAAGGCCCAGGTCGATGACCTCTTCCACCTGCGCGCCCGTCTCCACGATCCAGTCAAGACCAGTGAAGCCACAGTCGTGCGAACCCAGCTCCACGAGCTGCGCGATGTTCTGCGGCTTCATGATCTTGACTTGGAGCTCCGGATCGTTGACTTGCGGCACATAATGGCGATCGTTCTCGCGCAAGGTAAAGCCAGCCTCGGCGAGAAGACGAACCACACCGTCGTGAATGCGCCCCTTAGGAATAACAAGCTTAATTCTACGCATGTCCTCCTCTGCTCTTGACAATCCGTATCAACTCGTCCAGCCCTCTGAGGTAGCTTTCTGCGCCGAGTCCGGAAATCTGCGCTGCGCACACGGGCGCGATGACCGAGACCCGGCGAAACTCTTCGCGGGCGTGAATATCAGAGAGGTGCACCTCCACTGCCGGCAAGGCCACGGCGCTCAACGCATCGCGCAGGGCATAGCTGTAGTGCGTCAGCGCGCCGGGATTGATGAGAATCCCGTCCGCCCATCGGCGCAGTCGGTGGATAAGGTCGATGAGCTTTCCCTCGTGATTGGACTGCACAATCTTCACGCGCACACCCACGCTGCGCGCGTGGCGTTTGATGAGCGCGTTGAGCCGGCGCAGGCTCATGGTGCCGTAGATTTCCGGCTCACGTTCTCCTAAAAGGTTAAGGTTCGGCCCGTGGAGCACCAGCACGCGCAGCATTCTTTCACCCCTAAGCCAGGACATGGGCAATCGCCCCTCGCAGCTCCTCGGCGCGCAGGTCAGTGACAACGTGCGGCCACCCCACATCTCGAACTGCTACAAAGTGCATGATTCGCGCCACATGCTTCTTGTCGCTGGCCACAAAGCGCAGCACCAGATCCGGGTCGATGCCGGCGGTGCGCACAGCGCAGGGCAGACGCGCCAAAAGGGCGTCGACCTGCTTGTAACGATCCTCCGAAAGCAGCCCTCGCTGCGCGGAGATCCAGGCGGCAGCGCGCATACCCAGCAATACCGCCTCACCGTGGCGAAAGGTCTTGAACCCCGTGGCTGCCTCCAACGCGTGGCCCACGGTGTGGCCAAAGTTTAAGACGCGCCGTATCCCGTTCTCCCGTTCGTCTACCCGGACAATACGCGCCTTGATCTGGCAGCATTCCTGAATGACCCAGGAAAGGAGTTCCTTTTCCTTCAAGGACAGCAGAATATCGAGCTTCTCCTCCAGTACGTGGAAGAGCTGCGGGTGCGCTATCACCGCGTACTTCAGCACTTCGGCAAAACCCGCACGGAGATCGCGCCTGTTGAGCGTACTCAGCACGGAGGGATCGCTCACTACGCATCGGGGGTGGTGGAAAGCCCCGATCGCGTTCTTTCCTGCAGGGTGGTTGATCCCGGTCTTTCCGCCGACTGCACTGTCAACTTGGGCCAACAGGGTCGTGGGCAGTTGCACCAGTGCTACACCACGCAGGAAAGTTGCCGCTACAAAGCCCGCAAGGTCGCCAATAACACCGCCTCCTAAGGCCACGATCGTCGCGCTCCGGTCAAAGCGCCACTCGAGCAATTTGCCCCACACACTCACGCACCGGCGAAGCGATTTACTCCTTTCCCCTGCGGGCAAAACTAAGGTGTGCACTTCTAGACCGGCGTTTTGGAGCTGCTCCGAGACCAGCGGAGCATACCGCGGCGCCACATTGCTGTCGCTCACCAGCGCCACCTGCGGCCCGGACAGGTGTGGTACCACCAATTGGGCCAGGTGCTGGAACGCGCCGGGCTCCACCCACACCGGATAGGCCAGCGTTCCTATTTTGACCTCAAACGCCCCCATAGTGGCGATGGAAGACCTCCACAAGTTGTTCCACCAACTCTTCGACCGTGGTATCGTCCTGCACCCCGATCACCACCTGGGCCCGCATGTAGCGCGGCTCGCGCAAGGCCAGCAGGCCACGGATGGCCTCCGCGCGTCTCTCCCCGGCTCCCACCTGCAGCAGAGGACGTGAGGTGTCAGCGTCAAGTCTCCGCTCCAGAGCTGTCGGAGAGCATTTCAGGTAGACTGTCACCCCGGTCTGTTGCATCCTCTGCCAGTTCTCGTCGTCCATAACAGCACCACCCCCCACTGCCACCACTTGCTTCCCTTGCCGACTCACCTGCTCAACCACCTTCCGCTCCAGGGCACGGAAGTATCGCTCTCCCCGCTCAGCAAAGAGCGCCGCCACCGTTTGACCGCTCTGCCGCTCGATGAGCTGGTCGGTGTCGACGAAGCGCAAGCCAAGTCGTTTCGCCAGGGATTGCCCAACGGTCGTCTTGCCTGCGCCCATGAAGCCGATCAAGTAGAGGGTAAGGCGCTTTCTACCTCTTGAAGACACGGCGCAGCTCCGGGAGTGAATCGCCACCAAATGCGTCGAGTATCGCGTCGGCCAAGACCAGGGCAACCATGGCCTCGGCCACCACGGCGGCTGCCGGGACTGCACAGACGTCTGCGCGTTCGCGGTGCGCTGGTCTTGCTTGGCCGCTCTGCAGGTCCACCGAGCGCAAGGGCCTGCCCAACGTAGGGATAGGTTTCATCGCCGCACGCACCACCACCGGT contains the following coding sequences:
- the aroQ gene encoding type II 3-dehydroquinate dehydratase, encoding MSWLRGERMLRVLVLHGPNLNLLGEREPEIYGTMSLRRLNALIKRHARSVGVRVKIVQSNHEGKLIDLIHRLRRWADGILINPGALTHYSYALRDALSAVALPAVEVHLSDIHAREEFRRVSVIAPVCAAQISGLGAESYLRGLDELIRIVKSRGGHA
- the aroB gene encoding 3-dehydroquinate synthase, which encodes MWRSSIATMGAFEVKIGTLAYPVWVEPGAFQHLAQLVVPHLSGPQVALVSDSNVAPRYAPLVSEQLQNAGLEVHTLVLPAGERSKSLRRCVSVWGKLLEWRFDRSATIVALGGGVIGDLAGFVAATFLRGVALVQLPTTLLAQVDSAVGGKTGINHPAGKNAIGAFHHPRCVVSDPSVLSTLNRRDLRAGFAEVLKYAVIAHPQLFHVLEEKLDILLSLKEKELLSWVIQECCQIKARIVRVDERENGIRRVLNFGHTVGHALEAATGFKTFRHGEAVLLGMRAAAWISAQRGLLSEDRYKQVDALLARLPCAVRTAGIDPDLVLRFVASDKKHVARIMHFVAVRDVGWPHVVTDLRAEELRGAIAHVLA
- a CDS encoding shikimate kinase, whose product is MSSRGRKRLTLYLIGFMGAGKTTVGQSLAKRLGLRFVDTDQLIERQSGQTVAALFAERGERYFRALERKVVEQVSRQGKQVVAVGGGAVMDDENWQRMQQTGVTVYLKCSPTALERRLDADTSRPLLQVGAGERRAEAIRGLLALREPRYMRAQVVIGVQDDTTVEELVEQLVEVFHRHYGGV